The Natronoarchaeum mannanilyticum genome includes the window GCGGTGCTGGTACTCGGCCTCAAAGCTGGCGTTCACGCCGGCCTGGGCGTACACCGATCCGCCGTCGGCGTCCGGCTCGCGGACGTACACCTGCGGGAGCTGGACCGAGAAACCGGTCTCGCGGTTCCAGGGGTTCTCGATCGTGTCGAACTCGAAGACGAACTGGTAGCTCTCGGCGAACTTGCGGACCTCGAAGCTCGTCAGGTCGAAGCTCCCCGGCGCGAAGTCGTCCGCGAGCGGGAACTCGTAGTGGCCGGGGCCCAGTCCGGGCGCCGAGTCGCCCGTCCAGGTCGCGATCGGGTCGCCGACGGCGTCGAACGTCGGCGTCTCGAAGACGGCGATCGTGTCGACCTCGACCGTGGTGAGATCGTCGCTCGTCGCGGCGCCGTCACCCGTCGCACCGCCGGACGCCGCCCCGTCCGCGGCGTCGACGGCCAGGTCCTTCCCGGAGAACCGGTCGGTCGTGTCGACGATCGAGGGGAGTTCGACACGAGCCGGCCCGTCGCTCCCGAAGTTCACGACGACAACCGCGCGCTCGGGGCCAGAGAGGTTCGCCAGATCGCTCGCGTCCCGCCCGAACGCGAGCACGTGATCGTCCGATCGGAACCAGACGTCTTCGAGGTCGGCGTTCGGACCGAGTGCGTCGACGTCGTGGTACAGGTCGATCACGTCGCGGTAGAACTGGACGTGGTCCTCGGGCACCGTATCGCCCTGGTTGGCCCAGTTCATCAGCGCGCGCTGCTTGCCGCCCGGCCGGACGTCGGCGTCGCGGTCGTCGCCCTCGCCGCGGTGGCGGCCCTCGCCGTACTTGCTGATCTGGCGCTCCTGACCCGAGTAGACGAAGGGGACGCCCGGCAGCGCGACGCCGGCCGCCCAGATCGCTCGCTGGACGTGTTCGGGGTCGTCGTGGGCGTCGGCGTGGAGCGCCTCGTTGAGCAGGCGCGCCTCGTCGTGGTTCTCGGTGGCGTTGAGCAGCAGGGTGTGGTCGGGGAACCCCTTCTCCGCGCGGGCCTCGACGGCGTCGAGCAGGTCGAACGCCGACCCCTCGCCGCGGGCGATGTCGTGGGCCGCGCCGGTGTACTCGACCGTGTCGAAGTGGACGTCGAACTCGTTTTCGGCGAACCCGGCGTCGTGGGGGATCGACTCGTCGAGCATGAGGAACTCCCCGTCGTTCGAGCGGACGATCTCGCGGACGTCCTTCCAGAAGTCGTGGGGGACGCCCCACGCGATGTCGCAGCGGAACCCGTCGACGCCGACCTCGCCCGACCAGAAGTCCGCCGCGGCGAGCAGGTGCTCGCGCACCGCGAGGTTGTCGAAGTTGAAGTTCGGCATGTCCAGCAGGTCGAAAAAGCCCGTCACGCGGGGCTCGGGCTCGACCAGCCCGTCGCCGTCGTAGCGGGCCTCGTGGACCCGGTCGAACCAGTCGTAGTACTTCGAGTCGGCGTCCCAGGCGTCGACGCGGGGCCAGTCGGCCAGCCCGTCGCGCTGCTCGTCGATCGATTCCTGGAAGAACTCGTGGTCCCGGCCGCAGTGGTTCGCGACGAAGTCGAACACGACCTTGATGTCGCGGTCGTGACACGCCTCGACGAACGACCGGTACGCCTCGATCGGGTCCTGTCCGTCGGGCACCAGATCCGGCGCGACGCCGAAGTAGTCCAGCGTGTCGTAGCCGTGGGGACCGCCGCCCGAAATTTCCTTGGCGGCGCTGGCCGAGGGGACGATCGGCGTCAGCCAGACGGCGTCGACGCCGAGGTAGTCGAGGTACTCGACGCCGTCGGCGAGCACGTCGAAGTCGGTCTCGCCGCGCTCGCCGGCGAACGATCGGGTGAAGATCTCGTAGACGACGCCGTCCTCGATCCACTCGGGCGGGCGGTTCGGCAGGTCGACGTCTCCCTCCGGCGAGAGCTCGACCGTGTCGACGACCGAGGCGAGGCGGCCGTCGTAGGCCGCGGCGTGGACGCGGGCCGACTCGCCGCCGAGGGCGCTCTCGGGCACGCGCGCAGTCAATCCATCAATCTGAACGTCCTCGGTCGCCAGCGCGTCGCGATCGTCCGCCAGAAAGAGGACTTCCAGCGCGGCCGTCGACGCGTCGGCGCCGGGCGCGAGCTCGGCGTCGGCCTCGACGACGAACTCGGCGGCGGCGGGGTCGTACGTCGCGTCGAGCGTGACCCGCGGCTGGCGTTCGGCGTCCGCCGGCGGTTCCGGGAACGCGTGGACGGTCTGCTCGTGGGTGCCGTCCGGCGCGTCGAGTTCGAGCACGTAGGTTCCGGGCGCGTCCGGGACGAACTCGGTGACGTGGTCCTGCCCGTGGTCGTAGCGCGGTTGCTCGTCGATCGTCGGCGTCGAGAACGACAGTTCGGCGTCGCTTTCCTCCGGCCGCTCGGCGATCGACCACTCGAAATCCGCGGGATCGTACCCGTCGGGATCCTCCCGGAGCACCGGCAGCCGCGGGCCGAGGTGGTCGCGGTTGGCGTAGTTGTCGCGGTCGCTCCCGTAGATCCGCCCGACGAAGGCCGGATCGACGAGCGCCTCGCCGACGGTCACGACGCGGGGCTGTCCGGGGTGGTACGAGTCGGCCCCGAACGCCGTGTGGGTGTCGACGCGGCTGGTGGTTCCGGATGCTGTGCTGCCGGACGGTCTGACGCTGTCGTCGTTCTTACTCATGAAGGTAGGTTCCGAAATCGGTCGCCGCCGATCGATCGCAGTCCGCCAAACGCGCGGCAACGCCGCCGGGGGTCGTCGTCCGCGACCCAAGAGAACAGCCCGCACGCCGGGGCCCTCCGACGTGCCGAGAGGAATGTTGCCACATCGATAGCATACCATGATAACTCCTTACATATATACTATCGTGTTCCGGCGCGCGAATGGAAGGGGGAAACTCCCCGACGACGAGTCCCGGTCACACCGGAAACGTAGAACGGGACCGTTGCAAAAGCAAGCGCCTACACACTTTGCCCTCGTTCGACGAGGCCCCTCCGGTTCGATGTCGAGCAGCGCGTGTGCGCAGGTTTAGGTACGATCGGGCGGCGACATCCCGACGAACGCGCGCCAGTTTCACTTCCACTTCGGTGTTAACGGAGGTTTATGTACCATCGGGGGCAACGGACGGGTATGGCAGCAGAAGCAGACCTCGAAGATCTCCCCGGCGTCGGACCGGCAACCGCAGAGAAGCTTCGCGACAACGGCTTCGACGACTACCAGGGCCTGGCGGTCGCCAGCCCCGGCGAGCTGTCGAACACGGCCGACGTCGGCGAGAGCACGGCCTCCGACATCATCCAGGCCGCCCGCGAGGCCGCCGACATCGGCGGGTTCGAGAGCGGCGCGCAGGTGCTCGAACGACGTGAGGAGATCGGCAAGCTCAAATTCAACATCCCGGAAATCGACGAACTGCTGGGTGGCGGCGTCGAGACCCAGTCGATCACGGAAGTGTACGGCGAGTTCGGCGCCGGCAAGTCCCAGGTGACCCACCAGCTGGCGGTCAACGTCCAGCTGCCCAAGGAGCACGGCGGCCTGCACGGCTCGGCGATCTTCGTCGACAGCGAGGACACGTTCCGCCCCGAGCGGATCGACGACATGATCCGCGGGCTCGACGACGAGATTATCGCCGCCATGCTCGAAGAGCGAGAGATCGAGGGCGAACCCGGGGACGACGACACCATGGATGCGCTCCTGGAGAGCGTCCTCGACAAGATCCACGTCGCGAAGGCGTTCAACAGCAATCACCAGATCCTGCTCGCCGAGAAGGCCAAGGAACTCGCCAGCGAGAGTCAGGACGACGAGTACCCGGTTCGCCTGCTGTGCGTCGACTCGCTGACCGCCCACTTCCGCGCCGAGTACGTCGGCCGCGGCGAGCTCGCCGAGCGCCAGCAGAAGCTCAACAAGCACCTCCACGACCTGATGCGCGTGGGCGACCTCAACAACACCGCCGTGCTCGTGACCAACCAGGTCGCCTCGAACCCCGACTCGTTCTTCGGCGATCCGACCCAGCCCATCGGCGGGAACATTCTCGGCCACACCTCGACGTTCCGCATCTACATCCGCAAGTCCAAGGGCGACAAGCGCGTGTTCAAGCTGGTCGACGCGCCGAACCTCGCCGACGGCGAGGCGATCATGCGCGTGCAGGACGAAGGCCTGAAGCCCGAGTAAGCGACCCGACGGCGGCGTTTTCTATCGCTTCGTCGTTTCTCGATACGCCCGATAGCGCAGCGAGCGCGAGGCTCACCTATTTTCTCGTGTTTGAGTCCCGCGTCGAAACCGCAGCGTGGCCGGGCGCGACCTCCGTGTCGCGCCGAGGGGGAGGGCAGGCCGCGGTGCGGTTGCTGGGGCGGTGGCTGTGCAGAAGCGGTCCTGGCGGAATGCAAGGGCGAGCGACCGGAGGGAGCGAGGGCTTGTTACACGAAGCGGAACGTCTCGAGGTTCTTCGGCGCGAACGTCCGCATGTTGTAATCGTGGTACAGCGCAGATGAGAGATCCTGCGTCGAGGACTCGTCGCCGTGGACGCACAGCACCTTCTCCGGGCGGGGATTCATCGTCTTGACGAAGTTCTCCAGGCCCTGCCGGTCGGCGTGACCGGAGAAGCCGTCGACCGTCTCGACGTCCATGTTCAGCGTGAGCGTCGACTGGCGGCCGGTGTCGGCGTCGTCGATCGGGATCTCGTCCCAGCCGCTCTGGATGCGACTGCCGAGCGTCCCCTGAGCCTGGTAGCCGACGAAGGTCAGCGTCGAGTCCGGATCGCTGCCGAGATGGCGCAGCCAGGACATGATCGGGCCGCCCGTGACCATCCCCGACGTCGAGAGGATGATGCAGGGCTCGCCGTCGGCGACCTCCTGGCGTTCCTCCTCGCCGCCGTCGATGTGGTTGAACTCGTCGGCGAGGAACGGGTTCTCGTCGTCGTGGAAGATCCGGTCGCGAAGGTCGTCCCGGAGGTACTCGGGGTAGGTCGTGTGGATCGCCGTCGCCTCCCAGATCATCCCGTCGAGGTGGACGGGCATCTCGGGGATGTCGCCGCTGCGCATCGCCTCCTCGAGAACGAGCATCATCTCCTGGGAGCGCCCGACGGCGAACGCCGGGATCAGCACCTTCCCGTCCTTCTCGTAGGTGTCCTTGATGACCTGCTTGAGGTTGCGCTCGGCGTCGTCCTGGTCGGTCTGGTAGTCGTTGCGACCGCCGTAGGTCGACTCGAGGACGAGCGTCTCGACGCGCGGGAAGTCGTTGACTGCGCCGTTGAACAGGCGCGTGTCGTCGTAGTGGATGTCGCCCGAGAACGCGACGTTGTACAGGCCGTCGCCGATGTGGAAGTGACAGACCGCCGACCCCAGAATGTGGCCGGCGTTGTGCAGCGTGAGCTTGACGTCCGGCGCGATGTCGGTGACGTCGCCGTACTCCAGCGGGATGGTGTGCTTGATCGTCTCGCGGACCATCTCGGAGTCGTACGGCGGCGCGCGACCCTCCTTGGCGGCGACGTCGAGGTAGTCCAGTTGGAGCAGGCCCATCAGGTCGCGGGTCGGCTCGGTCGTGTAGACGGGACCGTCGTAGCCGTACTTGAACAGGAGGGGAAGGAGCGCGGAGTGGTCGAGGTGGGCGTGGGTCAGCACGACGGCGTCGAGGTTCGACGCGCCGGCGCCCAGCGCCTCGGGCACCTGCAGGTACGGCACCTCGCCTTCGGCGCCGGGCTTGTCGCCGCAGTCGATGAGGATGCGCGTCTCGGGCGTCGAGAGGACGAACGCGGCGCGGCCGACCTCGCGACAGCAACCGAGCGTCGTGATGCGGACGTACTCCTCGTCGGACATCTCCTCGCGGTGGATCTGCCGGCCGACGCGTTCGAGGACGTCCCGGCGCTCGTCGCGCTCCTGCTTGAGGAAGTTCCGGACGTTCGAGACCGTCGAGGACTCGATCGGCGGCGTCCGGACGACTTCCGGCGTCCAGCCGACTTCCTTGGTGATCTCCCGAAGCGTCGAGCCGTGGCGGCCGATCACCATGCCGGGTTTCTCGGCCTCGATGACGACCTCGCCGGTGTCCTTGTGGAAATCCAGGTCGGACACGCCGGCGTCGTCGGGAATCACCGAGAGGATCTGCTCGCGGGCCTCGCGAGGCTCGGACAGCACGTCCGGATCCGGTCGAACCGTGATGCGCTTGCGGAGCTTGCTGGCCAGCTGGCGGATCAGATCGCCCTGCTGGGCGAACTCCTTGGGATCGCGCGTGTACACGACCAGCTCGGGGCCCTCGTACTTCACCTCCGAAACGGAGATGTCGCTCGGCAGTTCGCTCTTGATCTCTGTACGCAACTCGTCGAGTTGTTGGTCAACGGAACTCATAGGTCATAACGTCGCGGTAGCGTGGTGTCCCCCCGTCGGACGGCACGGGCGACCGCCGGGCGGTCCCTCGGAAGCGGCGTCGAAGCGACGATACCGGGGCTCCGGCGCGACGGCGACAGCGACCGCACGACACGTCCGCCGTACGATGTCTGAGTGCCGGAGAGTACGCATACTGATCCTTCGGTATCAGGGTTCCGTTCGCTTCGACCGGGAAATGGTCCAGGTCCGTGCGGGAGGATTCCAGGGAGAACCCGCTTGTTCGTCCGTATTAGCTCCGTGTTATAAAAGCCTTCGCAATAACGGGTAAGGGAACGCGCAAGTATCGCTTCGTATGCACGTTTCGCGCGCGACCGTCGAACGTGAGTACGAGTGGGTCCGGACTCGCGAGGCTGCCGTCGATCTCATCAACGACGTCCGCGCCGATCTCTCCGCGGTGTTCGACGCCGAGGTCGACGGCGTCACCGCCGAACGGTACCGCACCGAGGTCGACGCCGTGTTCGCCGACGGCGACCTCGCGGTCAACGTCGCCGCGCTCGTCGCGCTGCTGCGCGACCTCGACGTCGAGGACGACTACCCCGGGTTCGTCGTCGACGAACTCCTGGGGCGGCAGCTCGCGG containing:
- a CDS encoding glucodextranase DOMON-like domain-containing protein encodes the protein MSKNDDSVRPSGSTASGTTSRVDTHTAFGADSYHPGQPRVVTVGEALVDPAFVGRIYGSDRDNYANRDHLGPRLPVLREDPDGYDPADFEWSIAERPEESDAELSFSTPTIDEQPRYDHGQDHVTEFVPDAPGTYVLELDAPDGTHEQTVHAFPEPPADAERQPRVTLDATYDPAAAEFVVEADAELAPGADASTAALEVLFLADDRDALATEDVQIDGLTARVPESALGGESARVHAAAYDGRLASVVDTVELSPEGDVDLPNRPPEWIEDGVVYEIFTRSFAGERGETDFDVLADGVEYLDYLGVDAVWLTPIVPSASAAKEISGGGPHGYDTLDYFGVAPDLVPDGQDPIEAYRSFVEACHDRDIKVVFDFVANHCGRDHEFFQESIDEQRDGLADWPRVDAWDADSKYYDWFDRVHEARYDGDGLVEPEPRVTGFFDLLDMPNFNFDNLAVREHLLAAADFWSGEVGVDGFRCDIAWGVPHDFWKDVREIVRSNDGEFLMLDESIPHDAGFAENEFDVHFDTVEYTGAAHDIARGEGSAFDLLDAVEARAEKGFPDHTLLLNATENHDEARLLNEALHADAHDDPEHVQRAIWAAGVALPGVPFVYSGQERQISKYGEGRHRGEGDDRDADVRPGGKQRALMNWANQGDTVPEDHVQFYRDVIDLYHDVDALGPNADLEDVWFRSDDHVLAFGRDASDLANLSGPERAVVVVNFGSDGPARVELPSIVDTTDRFSGKDLAVDAADGAASGGATGDGAATSDDLTTVEVDTIAVFETPTFDAVGDPIATWTGDSAPGLGPGHYEFPLADDFAPGSFDLTSFEVRKFAESYQFVFEFDTIENPWNRETGFSVQLPQVYVREPDADGGSVYAQAGVNASFEAEYQHRVLARPMGGVTVESAYGDVRATGGAEVLSDRDAVLVWVDTDALPDLEDAEIVPLVTAFDETQHAHVRQVEADAGQWTFGGGRDDDLNPNVLDLVTPTGLSRAEALAYDDEALATIPFLDVSE
- the radA gene encoding DNA repair and recombination protein RadA, which gives rise to MAAEADLEDLPGVGPATAEKLRDNGFDDYQGLAVASPGELSNTADVGESTASDIIQAAREAADIGGFESGAQVLERREEIGKLKFNIPEIDELLGGGVETQSITEVYGEFGAGKSQVTHQLAVNVQLPKEHGGLHGSAIFVDSEDTFRPERIDDMIRGLDDEIIAAMLEEREIEGEPGDDDTMDALLESVLDKIHVAKAFNSNHQILLAEKAKELASESQDDEYPVRLLCVDSLTAHFRAEYVGRGELAERQQKLNKHLHDLMRVGDLNNTAVLVTNQVASNPDSFFGDPTQPIGGNILGHTSTFRIYIRKSKGDKRVFKLVDAPNLADGEAIMRVQDEGLKPE
- a CDS encoding beta-CASP ribonuclease aCPSF1, with the protein product MSSVDQQLDELRTEIKSELPSDISVSEVKYEGPELVVYTRDPKEFAQQGDLIRQLASKLRKRITVRPDPDVLSEPREAREQILSVIPDDAGVSDLDFHKDTGEVVIEAEKPGMVIGRHGSTLREITKEVGWTPEVVRTPPIESSTVSNVRNFLKQERDERRDVLERVGRQIHREEMSDEEYVRITTLGCCREVGRAAFVLSTPETRILIDCGDKPGAEGEVPYLQVPEALGAGASNLDAVVLTHAHLDHSALLPLLFKYGYDGPVYTTEPTRDLMGLLQLDYLDVAAKEGRAPPYDSEMVRETIKHTIPLEYGDVTDIAPDVKLTLHNAGHILGSAVCHFHIGDGLYNVAFSGDIHYDDTRLFNGAVNDFPRVETLVLESTYGGRNDYQTDQDDAERNLKQVIKDTYEKDGKVLIPAFAVGRSQEMMLVLEEAMRSGDIPEMPVHLDGMIWEATAIHTTYPEYLRDDLRDRIFHDDENPFLADEFNHIDGGEEERQEVADGEPCIILSTSGMVTGGPIMSWLRHLGSDPDSTLTFVGYQAQGTLGSRIQSGWDEIPIDDADTGRQSTLTLNMDVETVDGFSGHADRQGLENFVKTMNPRPEKVLCVHGDESSTQDLSSALYHDYNMRTFAPKNLETFRFV